GATGGCTGGATCATCCTACCGCCGCGGCGGTTCATCGCCGGTTGGGCGCAGCCGCTGGTGGACAGCTGGAACCAAGCCGGGCACGACAGGTTGTCATGGTAGTGTCACAAACAGGTTCGCCATGGATATCGGTAACGAATTCGGCCTGGTGCCGACTTTTCTGCCCACCCACATCATCGCCATCCGCCTGCTGATTGCGGCCATGCTGGGGGCAATGATCGGCTTCGAACGGGAATGGCACACATCCGGCGCCGGTCTGCGTACCCATATCCTGGTGTCGGTTGCCGCAGCGCTGTTCACCATCCTGGCCTTCGAAATCTACCACACCCTGCCCATGGACGACGGGCGGGGCCGGGCCGACCCGATCCGCGCCGTCGAGGCGGTCACGGCGGGGATTGCCTTTCTGGGCGCCGGGGCAATCTTCCGCAATGGTGGCGGGGTACAGGGTCTCACCACCGGCGCGGGGATGTGGCTGGCAGGTGCGGTCGGCCTCGCCACCGCGCTGGGCTATTATGTGATTGCGACCGGTACGGCACTGTTGGCGGTGCTGGTGCTGGCGGCGCTGCGTGCGCTGTCGCACCGGGTGATCGGCGGGCATTTGGAAAGCGGCGACGCTGATCCCTAGGCGCGACGCGTTTGCTCGCAGAAGCGAGGGCCGCGGAGAGAAGCAGGATTGCGGTCTGGCGCCCGAGGGACAAGCGCCCGTCCAGCTCTGCTTCTCTCCCCGTGCGCGCGCGACCGGGAGGTGCCGCGCTCGCGCCCATGTACCTGACCCCCTTGGAGTAGGGCCGGTACCCCCTCTGCCCGCCATCCTGGCAGGCAAAAGGGAGTCGATTGGTCGGAAGGCGCCTGGGAAGCAGGATGGTCAGGACCGTCCTGCAGCGCGCTTCCGACCGCAGCATGCAGCCTGTGGACGCAGGAGCTACATGCCAACTGCTTCGGGGCGCTGCGACAGCGTCACGAATTCAACGATGTCCGCCGCGACGCGCCGATAGGCGTCCCGTTCAGCATGGCGGACAAAAACGGCGGCGGCCCCATTTGCGAGCAAGGCCTGGCGGCACTGCTCGGTTTGCTGGGGAGCAAGAACAACCACAGGAACGCCGTGCTGGCACGTTAGTTGCCCGATGGTGTCGAGAAATTCGAGATTGGCGCCACTGTGTTCCTTGAGATCGAGGATGATGAGCGCGGGCCAGGCTGCAGTGACGTCGGAAAGCACCGCCTTCAGTCGGACAAGGGCCTGGTTCGCATCGCCATAGGACTGCACGCCATGGGCGCCCTGATCGACCAGGGTACGGGTCAGCAGGTGAGCCGAATGCTCATCATCATCAATCAGCGCCACAAAGGACGCATAGTTCACATAGTTGCTCACAACTCACCTCAAGGTACCGCTCATCGCCAAACGGGTCGCTGAGTGGTCTACCGGAACGCAATAATCTTCCTCCCGGAACGCGAGAATGCGCCCGGTCTGGATGTACTAACGGGGTGGTCCATATGTCTCTGCAGGGGCCTAGCCGGCGGAGAACGGTGTCACGTAGATGACGGTGACTCCCCGGCCTATGGGCGAAGGGCCCGCCCGTCGCTAGGCAACTGCAGGTAAAATAACGGTAACGAGGGCTTGTAATTTACATGTAACAC
This sequence is a window from Devosia beringensis. Protein-coding genes within it:
- a CDS encoding response regulator, producing the protein MSNYVNYASFVALIDDDEHSAHLLTRTLVDQGAHGVQSYGDANQALVRLKAVLSDVTAAWPALIILDLKEHSGANLEFLDTIGQLTCQHGVPVVVLAPQQTEQCRQALLANGAAAVFVRHAERDAYRRVAADIVEFVTLSQRPEAVGM
- a CDS encoding MgtC/SapB family protein; the encoded protein is MDIGNEFGLVPTFLPTHIIAIRLLIAAMLGAMIGFEREWHTSGAGLRTHILVSVAAALFTILAFEIYHTLPMDDGRGRADPIRAVEAVTAGIAFLGAGAIFRNGGGVQGLTTGAGMWLAGAVGLATALGYYVIATGTALLAVLVLAALRALSHRVIGGHLESGDADP